A single genomic interval of Dysidea avara chromosome 8, odDysAvar1.4, whole genome shotgun sequence harbors:
- the LOC136262933 gene encoding collagen alpha-1(X) chain-like, with product MKLLLLLTSVATALLLASAIDNPTHPSCGNCTYSTFRGNPGLPGPQGPKGYPGDDGPRGRSGQPGTNGAYGPKGDDGDQGYPGPRGPKGECLLTDGQPGPRGEMGEPGHKGVTGYKGVRGPNGYQGEKGKCCLHAPPGYPGIPGDEGLCGEPGMTGDPGPRGPKGQKGSTKGLWKIKKQFDNLVNYLGLQLQSCCKAAGHQVTSTKRATRDVNTRTTSQYNCPKQGTFVQGEHGPEGPRGPKGEMGDDGSQGPKGYNGVPGKHGVVGKPGDQGPPGPYGPKGYPGELQQCQQCTEIPAVKGEKGDQGETGDQGHPGYRGPQGPPGDDAQCLIGRPGTKGIRGPAGKDGLKGDIGPVGYPGLPGVQGNIENATRVEELLEYIATFRSSFYQCCFGQDYDSNLKRAIDAINFEVRERRDVGTTNDDNTTCKYYVDYEGGSPCSHFFSYCPFKKGKMGYAGPPGPRGDPGNQGYPGLNGHDGQDGKPGPKGQKGKRGPPGLQGPPGNNTYKTCPTQGPKGQKGVPGEKGDKGPRGDVGYPGAKGEACPPSVGPDGVPGVPGYPGVNGEKGMRGAHGPQGERGEPGDDDITQEQLDEYKLRLDQLANIVATRSCCYNPNH from the exons ATGAAACTGCTTCTTCTACTAACAAGTGTGGCTACTGCTCTACTGCTAGCTTCAGCAATA GATAATCCTACTCACCCATCATGTggtaattgtacatacagtacattcagAGGAAACCCTGGACTACCAGGACCACAG GGTCCTAAAGGTTATCCTGGTGATGATGGACCCCGTGGTAGGTCAGGTCAACCAGGTACTAATGGGGCTTATGGACCAAAGGGAGATGATGGTGACCAAGGTTATCCTGGACCCCGTGGTCCTAAAGGAGAATGTCTTCTCACTGATGGACAACCCGGCCCTCGAGGGGAAATGGGAGAACCAGGACATAAG GGTGTTACTGGATACAAAGGAGTTCGTGGTCCTAACGGTTACCAAGGAGAAAAG GGAAAATGTTGCCTGCATGCACCACCTGGATATCCT GGTATCCCTGGTGATGAGGGTCTTTGTGGTGAACCTGGAATGACAGGAGATCCA GGTCCACGTGGTCCCAAGGGACAGAAAGGAAGTACCAAGGGACTTTGGAAG ATCAAAAAACAATTTGATAATCTGGTAAACTACCTTGGACTTCAGCTACAGTCATGTTGTAAGGCAG CTGGACATCAAGTCACATCAACAAAGAGAGCAACACGTGATGTAAACACTCGTACAACATCACAATACAATTGTCCTAAACAAGGCACA TTTGTACAGGGAGAACATGGGCCTGAAGGACCACGAGGACCAAAG GGAGAGATGGGTGATGATGGTAGTCAGGGACCTAAAGGATACAATGGAGTACCTGGAAAACATGGAGTTGTCGGTAAACCCGGAGATCAGGGACCACCTGGACCTTATGGACCTAAGGGATATCCTGGAGAGCTCCAACAATGTCAACAATGTACAGAAATTCCTGCAGTTAAAGGAGAGAAAGGAGACCAAGGTGAAACTGGAGACCAGGGACATCCAGGTTACAGGGGACCTCAGGGACCTCCTGGAGATGATGCTCAATGCCTCATTGGTAGACCAGGAACCAAGGGAATACGTGGTCCAGCAGGAAAAGATGGATTAAAGGGAGATATTGGTCCTGTTGGATATCCCGGCCTTCCAGGAGTTCAGGGTAACATTGAAAATGCCACACGTGTAGAAGAACTACTTGAATACATTGCCACCTTCCGCTCTTCTTTCTACCAATGTTGTTTTGGACAAGACTATGACTCAAATCTTAAAAGAGCAATTGATGCTATAAACTTTGAAGTGAGGGAACGACGTGATGTTGGAACTACCAATGATGACAACACAACATGCAAATATTATGTGGATTATGAAGGTGGCAGTCCTTGCAGTCATTTCTTCTCATATTGTCCATTCAAGAAAGGAAAAATGGGATATGCCGGTCCACCAGGACCCAGAGGAGACCCTGGTAACCAAGGTTATCCTGGACTAAATGGACATGACGGACAAGATGGTAAACCTGGTCCTAAAGGTCAAAAGGGTAAGAGGGGACCACCTGGATTACAAGGACCTCCTGGAAATAACACCTATAAAACTTGTCCTACACAAGGACCTAAAGGACAGAAGGGAGTACCTGGTGAAAAGGGAGACAAAGGTCCTCGTGGTGATGTTGGTTATCCTGGTGCTAAAGGAGAAGCTTGTCCACCATCTGTTGGTCCTGATGGAGTACCAGGTGTACCTGGTTATCCCGGAGTGAATGGAGAGAAGGGAATGAGAGGAGCACATGGACCACAAGGAGAAAGAGGAGAACCAGGTGATGATGACATCACTCAAGAACAGTTGGATGAGTACAAGTTACGACTAGACCAACTGGCAAATATTGTAGCCACAAGGAGTTGCTGCTACAATCCTAATCACTAG
- the LOC136264640 gene encoding collagen alpha-1(X) chain-like: MKLLLLLTSLATALLLATAIDNSTHPSCGNCTYSTFRGTPGLPGPQGPKGYPGDDGPRGRSGQPGTPGAYGPKGDEGPQGYPGPRGPKGECNLTDGQPGPQGKMGEPGHKGVTGYKGVRGPKGYQGEKGQCCLHAPPGYPGVPGDEGLYGEPGMTGDPGPRGPKGQKGSTRGLWKVIKQFDNMVKYLGLQLQSCCKAAGHQVTSTKRATRDVNTRATSQYSCPKQGTFVQGEHGSEGPQGPKGEMGDNGSKGPKGYNGLPGTHGFAGKPGDQGPPGPYGPKGYPGELQQCQKCTEIPAVKGEKGEQGEPGDQGHPGYRGPQGPLGDDAQCLIGRPGIKGVRGPAGKDGLKGDIGPVGYPGLPGVQGNLDNATRVEELLEYIATFRSSFYQCCFGQDYDSNLKRAIDAINFEVRERRDVGATNDDNTTCKYYVDYEGGSPCNHFFTYCPFTKGPMGYAGPPGPRGDPGNQGYPGPDGHDGQDGLPGPKGQQGKRGPPGPQGPPGDDTYRICPTQGPKGQKGVPGEKGDKGPRGDVGYPGAKGEACPPSVGPDGAPGIPGYPGVNGEKGMRGAHGPQGERGEPGDNDITQGQLDEYKLRLDQLASIVATRSCCYNPTH, translated from the exons ATGAAACTGCTTCTTCTACTAACAAGTTTGGCTACTGCTctactgctagctacagcaATA GATAATTCTACTCACCCATCATGTggtaattgtacatacagtacattcagAGGAACCCCTGGACTACCAGGACCACAG GGTCCTAAAGGTTATCCGGGTGATGATGGACCTCGTGGTAGGTCAGGTCAACCAGGCACTCCTGGAGCTTATGGACCAAAGGGAGATGAAGGTCCCCAAGGTTATCCTGGACCCCGTGGTCCTAAAGGAGAATGTAATCTTACTGATGGACAACCTGGCCCTCAAGGGAAAATGGGAGAACCAGGACATAAG GGTGTTACTGGATACAAAGGAGTTCGTGGTCCTAAAGGTTATCAAGGAGAAAAG GGACAATGTTGTCTGCATGCACCACCTGGATATCCT GGCGTCCCTGGTGATGAAGGTCTTTACGGTGAACCTGGAATGACAGGAGATCCG GGTCCACGTGGTCCCAAGGGACAGAAAGGAAGCACCAGGGGACTCTGGAAG GTCATAAAACAATTTGATAATATGGTCAAGTATCTTGGACTTCAGCTACAGTCATGTTGTAAGGCAG CTGGACATCAAGTCACATCAACAAAGAGAGCAACACGTGATGTAAACACCCGTGCAACATCACAATACAGTTGTCCTAAACAAGGCACA TTTGTACAAGGAGAACATGGGTCTGAAGGACCACAAGGACCAAAG GGAGAGATGGGTGATAATGGTAGTAAGGGACCTAAAGGATACAATGGATTACCTGGAACACATGGATTTGCTGGTAAACCCGGAGATCAGGGACCACCTGGACCTTATGGACCTAAGGGATATCCTGGAGAGCTCCAACAATGTCAGAAATGTACAGAAATTCCTGCAGTGAAAGGAGAGAAAGGAGAACAAGGTGAACCTGGGGACCAGGGACATCCAGGTTACAGGGGACCTCAGGGACCTCTTGGAGATGATGCGCAATGCCTCATCGGTAGACCAGGTATCAAGGGAGTACGTGGTCCAGCTGGAAAAGATGGATTAAAGGGAGATATTGGTCCTGTTGGATATCCCGGCCTTCCAGGAGTTCAGGGTAACCTTGACAATGCCACACGTGTAGAAGAACTACTTGAATACATTGCCACGTTCCGCTCTTCTTTCTACCAATGTTGTTTTGGACAAGACTATGACTCAAATCTTAAAAGAGCAATTGATGCTATAAACTTTGAAGTGAGAGAACGACGTGATGTTGGAGCTACCAATGATGACAACACAACATGCAAATACTATGTAGATTATGAAGGTGGCAGTCCTTGTAACCATTTCTTCACATATTGTCCATTTACAAAAGGACCAATGGGATATGCTGGTCCACCAGGACCCAGAGGAGACCCCGGTAACCAAGGTTACCCCGGACCAGATGGACATGATGGACAAGATGGACTACCTGGTCCTAAAGGTCAGCAGGGTAAGAGGGGACCACCCGGACCACAAGGACCTCCTGGAGATGACACTTATCGAATATGTCCTACACAAGGACCTAAAGGACAGAAGGGAGTTCCTGGTGAAAAGGGAGACAAAGGTCCTCGTGGTGATGTTGGTTATCCTGGTGCTAAAGGAGAAGCTTGTCCACCTTCTGTTGGTCCCGATGGAGCACCAGGTATACCCGGTTATCCTGGAGTGAATGGAGAGAAGGGAATGAGAGGAGCACATGGACCACAAGGAGAAAGAGGAGAACCAGGTGATAACGACATCACTCAAGGACAATTGGATGAGTACAAGTTACGACTAGACCAACTGGCAAGTATTGTTGCCACAAGAAGTTGCTGCTACAATCCTACCCACTAA